The following proteins come from a genomic window of Geomonas sp. RF6:
- a CDS encoding BatD family protein, whose product MEVRAAKTQVYPGEPLSVVFTLLVDGVQVRNIQYPRIKAGRFSMAPFGLPVERHLMADGRDVAAYDFATTVTALRPGVGQLGPAELRCEILAAAAGSGAFFGGMEGRAVTVTSDPHSLVVLDFPAAGRPPRFSGAVGSFTVARSAAPQAVAVGDPVTVRTVIRGVGNVDAFSCEPVSAPGFHAYPPRRSFTGGAVACEQVLVPETPAVHGIPPAEISFFDPSGRGYRTVETPLVPLTVTAAPLPRAEMQPPPAAPLAIRPTYTSRYGEAAAASLLAATAAGLFLFCRRSHSTLEHPAPPGPDRLAEAAAALAGKDVEAFYSALFRVVQHIAATRSELASAGIAAPPVGTEDDLAPLFSRCDRVRYGQYQPDVAEMSNDYSAAAFLLSSSSAPLKERTCP is encoded by the coding sequence GTGGAGGTGAGAGCGGCGAAAACGCAGGTGTATCCCGGGGAACCGCTGTCGGTGGTCTTTACACTGCTCGTGGATGGGGTACAGGTGCGAAACATCCAGTACCCCCGCATCAAAGCCGGGCGATTCTCCATGGCCCCCTTCGGGCTGCCGGTGGAACGGCATCTGATGGCCGACGGGAGGGATGTGGCGGCGTACGATTTTGCGACGACGGTAACGGCACTGCGCCCAGGCGTTGGTCAACTCGGCCCCGCTGAACTCCGCTGCGAAATCCTCGCTGCAGCAGCCGGCTCCGGCGCCTTCTTCGGCGGCATGGAAGGAAGAGCGGTCACCGTTACCTCGGATCCACACTCTCTCGTTGTACTCGACTTTCCCGCCGCAGGGCGGCCCCCCCGCTTCAGCGGCGCAGTCGGGAGCTTCACTGTCGCGAGGAGCGCCGCTCCGCAAGCGGTTGCCGTGGGAGACCCTGTTACCGTGCGCACCGTCATAAGGGGGGTAGGGAACGTGGATGCATTTTCCTGCGAACCTGTCTCCGCCCCCGGTTTCCACGCCTATCCCCCTCGTCGCTCATTCACGGGGGGTGCCGTTGCGTGTGAACAGGTCCTGGTCCCGGAAACCCCGGCGGTGCACGGGATTCCTCCTGCGGAAATCTCGTTCTTCGATCCATCGGGCAGGGGGTACCGCACCGTGGAAACCCCGCTTGTTCCACTAACCGTCACAGCAGCGCCCTTGCCGCGAGCGGAGATGCAGCCGCCCCCTGCCGCCCCCCTTGCCATACGCCCCACCTATACCTCGCGCTATGGTGAAGCCGCTGCTGCCTCCCTTCTTGCCGCGACCGCTGCCGGTCTCTTCCTTTTTTGTCGAAGAAGCCACTCGACGCTGGAGCACCCGGCACCACCGGGGCCCGATCGTCTTGCGGAGGCGGCTGCGGCGCTGGCGGGAAAAGATGTGGAAGCATTCTATTCCGCTCTCTTTCGCGTCGTGCAGCACATAGCTGCAACACGCTCAGAGCTCGCTTCCGCTGGCATTGCCGCGCCACCGGTGGGGACAGAGGATGATCTGGCGCCTCTTTTCTCCCGCTGCGACCGGGTGCGCTACGGCCAATACCAGCCCGATGTCGCCGAGATGTCGAACGATTACTCTGCCGCGGCCTTCCTTCTTTCTTCCTCGAGCGCCCCCCTCAAAGAGCGGACCTGTCCTTAG
- a CDS encoding AAA family ATPase: MAGSIECLTERVQQEGEFLRRVIAALETVIVGQRPLIERILVALLANGHLLIEGVPGLAKTTVVKTLASLIDARFNRIQFTPDLLPADLVGTLVYNPQHGTFSTKKGPIFANILLADEVNRAPAKVHSALLEAMEERQVTIGEESFPLTEPFLVMATQNPIEQEGTYPLPEAQMDRFMLKVRLDYPSREDEREIMQRAARTHRPPPLGPLIDPADIVRARSLVDAVYLDHKIEKYILDLVFATRDPAGHGFPDLKRFIAYGASPRASIYLTVASRAVALIRGRGYVIPQDIKEIGPDILRHRIITTYEADAEGVSVETIVARLFAETEVP; the protein is encoded by the coding sequence ATGGCCGGCAGCATCGAGTGTCTCACCGAGCGGGTGCAGCAGGAGGGGGAGTTCCTCCGGCGGGTCATCGCTGCCCTCGAGACCGTCATCGTGGGGCAGCGTCCCCTTATCGAGCGGATACTCGTCGCGCTCCTCGCCAACGGCCACCTCCTCATCGAGGGGGTGCCGGGACTTGCCAAGACGACGGTGGTAAAGACCCTCGCCAGCCTCATCGACGCCCGCTTCAACCGCATCCAGTTTACCCCCGATCTCCTCCCCGCCGACCTTGTCGGTACCCTTGTCTACAACCCTCAGCATGGCACCTTCAGCACAAAGAAGGGGCCGATCTTTGCCAACATCCTCCTTGCCGACGAAGTGAACCGCGCCCCCGCGAAGGTGCACAGCGCCCTTCTCGAGGCGATGGAGGAGCGCCAGGTCACCATCGGCGAGGAGTCGTTCCCGCTGACAGAGCCGTTTTTGGTCATGGCGACGCAGAACCCTATCGAGCAGGAAGGGACCTACCCCCTCCCCGAGGCGCAGATGGACCGCTTCATGCTGAAGGTGCGCCTCGATTACCCGAGCCGGGAGGACGAACGCGAGATCATGCAGCGCGCGGCGCGGACGCACCGCCCTCCACCTTTGGGTCCCCTTATCGATCCTGCCGACATAGTCCGCGCCCGTTCGCTGGTGGATGCCGTCTACCTCGACCACAAGATAGAGAAGTACATCCTCGACCTCGTCTTTGCCACCCGTGACCCCGCCGGTCATGGATTCCCCGATCTGAAGCGTTTCATCGCCTATGGCGCCTCTCCGCGAGCGAGCATTTATCTCACCGTCGCGTCCCGCGCCGTCGCCTTGATCCGCGGGCGCGGCTACGTGATCCCCCAGGACATCAAGGAAATCGGGCCGGACATCCTCCGGCACCGCATCATCACCACTTACGAGGCGGACGCGGAGGGGGTCTCCGTGGAGACGATTGTGGCGCGGCTCTTTGCCGAGACGGAGGTTCCCTGA
- a CDS encoding CopG family ribbon-helix-helix protein: MRSASINLKIEPSINDRLEQMARSTKRSKSALVEAAIQQYLDQNEWQLREIEEGVKEIEDGRVMPHAELLKRWEAKGADQMAEGQARLH, translated from the coding sequence ATGAGGTCTGCATCGATCAATCTGAAGATCGAGCCGAGTATAAACGACCGGCTGGAACAAATGGCTCGCAGCACGAAGCGCTCCAAATCCGCTTTGGTCGAAGCCGCTATCCAGCAATACCTTGATCAGAACGAGTGGCAGCTAAGGGAGATTGAGGAAGGAGTTAAAGAGATCGAGGATGGCCGTGTCATGCCGCACGCGGAATTACTAAAGCGGTGGGAAGCAAAAGGTGCAGATCAAATGGCTGAGGGCCAAGCCCGACTCCATTGA
- a CDS encoding HD-GYP domain-containing protein: MKDHFWRAISTDSIDTDYFPAIPLFMKTSGNYVLYKDAERQFTTADRSRMERTGTQFMYVRAGDMQEISKYLEEKLKDALSRDDIDSDRKAAILYQTSINYVIDVFEDPEEASNLDRSRTLVNHLMAFVATDAAALRSIGSIVNHNFYIFAHSAQVAALNLLAHDVLFNVDPDELTDVGVGSLLHDFGMTSLTGDLARKADSLADIEYYKLKRHAQQGYEDLKATNVYGDVALTVVRHHHERYDGDGYPAGLKGNNIPRSAQLSALCDTYSSLTLGKVKGQTKSHDEAVKLMLQESGKGFNPELLSRFVELVNARKE, from the coding sequence ATGAAAGACCATTTCTGGCGCGCCATTAGCACCGACAGCATCGATACCGATTATTTCCCCGCCATTCCGCTCTTTATGAAAACCTCGGGCAACTATGTTCTTTACAAGGACGCCGAGAGGCAGTTCACCACCGCCGACCGCAGCCGGATGGAGAGGACCGGCACGCAGTTCATGTACGTGAGGGCCGGCGACATGCAGGAAATCTCCAAGTACCTGGAGGAAAAACTGAAGGACGCACTCTCCCGCGACGACATCGACAGTGACAGGAAGGCGGCGATTCTCTACCAGACCTCCATCAACTATGTCATCGACGTCTTCGAGGACCCGGAGGAGGCCTCCAACCTCGACCGCAGCCGCACCCTGGTCAATCATCTCATGGCTTTCGTCGCCACCGATGCAGCCGCACTCCGTTCGATTGGCAGCATAGTGAACCACAACTTCTATATTTTCGCCCACAGCGCACAGGTCGCCGCGCTGAACCTGCTGGCGCACGACGTTCTTTTCAACGTCGACCCGGATGAGCTCACAGACGTGGGGGTCGGCTCCCTGCTGCACGATTTCGGGATGACCTCCCTCACCGGAGACCTGGCCCGCAAGGCCGACTCCCTTGCCGACATCGAGTACTACAAGTTGAAAAGGCATGCCCAGCAGGGGTACGAGGACCTCAAAGCCACCAATGTGTACGGTGATGTCGCTCTGACCGTCGTGCGGCACCACCACGAGCGGTACGATGGCGACGGCTACCCCGCGGGGCTGAAGGGGAACAACATCCCGCGCAGCGCGCAGCTCTCCGCCCTTTGCGACACCTACAGCTCCCTTACGCTCGGAAAGGTGAAAGGGCAGACGAAGTCCCACGACGAAGCGGTGAAGCTGATGCTTCAGGAGTCGGGAAAGGGGTTCAACCCGGAGCTTTTGTCCCGCTTTGTGGAGTTGGTGAATGCTCGGAAGGAATAA
- a CDS encoding fasciclin domain-containing protein: MKDIIETLQESGRFGTILSLLHKTELTETLKGAGPFTFFAPDDDAFQRVQLDSITADPDYLLSLLHYHIVPDKCPACEIAQKLELGTMSGKSLTIQLEEGEQEVDNARYVMTDIECSNGVIHIIDNVFLPQFSGWYD, from the coding sequence ATGAAAGACATCATTGAGACGCTGCAGGAAAGCGGCCGATTCGGCACGATCCTCTCACTGCTGCACAAGACCGAACTGACCGAGACACTGAAGGGTGCCGGCCCTTTTACCTTCTTTGCCCCCGATGACGACGCCTTTCAGAGGGTGCAACTCGATAGCATCACCGCCGATCCCGACTATCTCCTTTCACTCCTCCACTACCACATCGTGCCGGACAAGTGCCCCGCCTGCGAGATAGCGCAGAAACTGGAGCTCGGGACCATGAGCGGCAAGTCCCTTACCATTCAGCTGGAGGAGGGAGAGCAGGAGGTGGACAACGCCCGTTATGTAATGACTGACATCGAATGCTCAAACGGCGTCATCCACATCATCGACAACGTCTTCCTCCCGCAGTTCTCCGGGTGGTACGACTGA
- a CDS encoding DUF58 domain-containing protein gives MLRHALQKDGAGVSQPGGWSRAEIRRLQILSSRLASGIFAGEYQSVFRGRGIEFEEVREYQPGDDVRTIDWNVTARAGRPFVKRFAEEREMTVMLLLDRSPSLDCPSPRGSKSRTAAEVCALLAFAAARSNDRVGLLTCTDRIEEFIPPGKGARHAERIVAAFTSTPPAGRGTDLGAALQYLDRVTRRAATVCIISDFLSPAFRHPLTAAARRHDVVAIAVTDSHDRDLPGVGLFDVTDPESGARTIIDGTSTAVRDAYQRGARARQRELRETFAAAGVTSLEVETGVPPLHALAHFFRTRQRWGRG, from the coding sequence ATGCTCCGGCACGCTCTGCAAAAAGACGGCGCAGGGGTGTCGCAGCCTGGCGGCTGGTCCAGGGCAGAGATCCGCCGGCTGCAGATACTTTCCTCACGTCTGGCCAGCGGGATCTTTGCCGGGGAGTACCAGAGTGTCTTTCGCGGCCGCGGCATCGAGTTCGAGGAGGTGCGGGAGTACCAGCCGGGAGACGACGTGCGCACCATCGACTGGAACGTCACCGCCCGTGCCGGCCGCCCATTCGTGAAGCGGTTTGCCGAGGAGCGGGAGATGACGGTCATGCTCCTCCTGGACCGCTCCCCCTCCCTCGACTGCCCGTCCCCTCGCGGTTCCAAAAGCAGGACCGCAGCGGAGGTTTGTGCGCTCCTTGCCTTCGCGGCGGCGCGCAGCAACGACAGGGTCGGTCTCCTGACCTGCACCGACCGTATCGAAGAATTTATCCCCCCCGGAAAAGGGGCCCGCCACGCCGAACGCATCGTTGCCGCCTTCACCTCCACACCGCCCGCCGGGAGAGGGACAGATCTGGGCGCGGCGCTGCAGTACCTCGACCGCGTCACCAGGCGCGCCGCCACCGTCTGTATCATCTCCGACTTCCTCTCTCCGGCTTTCCGGCATCCGCTCACTGCTGCTGCCCGCCGTCACGACGTCGTGGCGATCGCCGTCACCGACAGCCACGACCGGGATCTCCCGGGCGTCGGGCTCTTTGACGTGACCGACCCTGAGAGTGGGGCGCGCACGATAATCGATGGCACTTCCACGGCCGTGCGGGATGCCTACCAGAGGGGGGCGCGAGCCCGGCAACGCGAGTTGCGCGAGACTTTCGCCGCGGCCGGCGTCACCTCTCTGGAGGTGGAGACCGGAGTCCCGCCTCTGCATGCACTTGCCCATTTTTTCAGGACCCGGCAGCGTTGGGGAAGGGGGTAA
- a CDS encoding VWA domain-containing protein: MAVVLIIAALCRPQWGAVAETRQAKGIDIVIALDVSRSMGADDAVPTRLAAAKEAVADLVAGLIGDRIGLIAFAGSAFTVCPLTSDYALFNSVLSDAGPGTIPLGGTSLAAALEEAARAFPPREGGGRVLVVISDGEDHGPDPAAAAARLRQEGILICPVAVGSLQGGLIPEEKGTFHKDRRGMVVKSRLEPASLQRIAAAGGGKVVELEKGARQLAALYRTELSSLEQKTSATTRQRIRERFQIPLTLAVGLLAAEPLLGFRRRR, from the coding sequence ATGGCTGTCGTTCTCATTATCGCCGCGCTCTGCCGTCCCCAGTGGGGGGCGGTCGCCGAGACTCGTCAGGCAAAGGGGATCGACATCGTCATCGCCCTCGATGTCTCGCGGAGCATGGGCGCCGACGACGCCGTCCCCACCCGCCTCGCCGCGGCCAAGGAAGCCGTGGCCGATCTTGTGGCTGGATTGATTGGCGACCGCATCGGGCTCATCGCCTTTGCCGGAAGCGCCTTCACCGTCTGCCCCCTCACCAGCGACTACGCCCTTTTCAACTCCGTCCTCTCCGACGCGGGACCCGGCACCATCCCCCTCGGCGGGACCTCTCTCGCCGCCGCGCTGGAGGAGGCGGCTCGCGCCTTTCCACCGAGGGAAGGGGGAGGGCGGGTCCTTGTTGTCATCAGCGACGGCGAGGATCACGGCCCGGATCCCGCTGCCGCTGCGGCCCGGCTGCGGCAGGAAGGGATCCTCATCTGCCCCGTCGCCGTCGGCAGTTTGCAGGGGGGGCTCATTCCCGAAGAAAAGGGGACCTTTCACAAGGACCGGCGGGGGATGGTGGTGAAGAGTCGCCTGGAGCCCGCTTCATTGCAGAGGATTGCCGCTGCCGGTGGCGGAAAGGTAGTGGAGCTTGAAAAGGGGGCTCGGCAACTGGCAGCGCTGTACCGCACCGAGCTATCCTCGCTGGAGCAAAAGACTTCGGCAACGACTCGTCAGCGCATCCGCGAGCGGTTCCAGATACCGCTGACGCTCGCGGTGGGGCTTCTTGCGGCGGAGCCGCTGCTGGGGTTCAGGAGGCGAAGATGA
- a CDS encoding Ig domain-containing protein: protein MNKILAGAFFLATLVACGVEWFPSNEVSTSSVSISTKSLAAGTVGTPYSQSLVATGGTSPYTWTVSSGDIPAGLSLSTAGVISGTPTTAGTSTFTVQLSDSTTPPLTATQELTIVMALPGALAAGQTATLRSNDSIMVPPGTTITANGNSITVTGHNGRLITSPGAVLAVPSDATETADNVVIASL from the coding sequence GTGAATAAGATCCTTGCGGGCGCATTCTTCCTGGCGACCCTTGTGGCATGCGGGGTGGAATGGTTCCCCAGCAACGAGGTCAGCACCTCATCCGTATCGATATCCACAAAATCGCTCGCTGCAGGGACGGTGGGGACGCCATACAGCCAATCCCTTGTCGCGACCGGCGGTACCTCTCCCTATACCTGGACCGTCAGCAGCGGAGACATCCCAGCGGGGTTGTCACTAAGCACCGCCGGCGTCATCTCCGGTACTCCCACAACCGCGGGGACCTCAACCTTCACCGTACAGCTATCGGACTCCACCACTCCTCCCCTGACGGCAACACAGGAGCTCACCATTGTCATGGCCCTTCCGGGCGCCCTCGCCGCCGGGCAGACCGCAACATTGAGGAGTAACGATTCCATCATGGTACCTCCCGGAACCACCATCACAGCAAATGGCAACAGCATCACAGTAACCGGACACAACGGCAGACTTATCACTTCACCAGGAGCGGTACTGGCCGTCCCGTCGGACGCAACAGAGACTGCAGACAACGTCGTCATCGCCTCGCTGTGA
- a CDS encoding benzoate/H(+) symporter BenE family transporter, with protein sequence MRPLKDLSFSAVVAGFVAVVVAFTSSAVIVFQAAQALGANPDEIASWILSLCLAMGATTIVLSLRYRVPVLTAWSTPGAAMLVTSVAGVSMRQAIGAFIVCSALIVLSGVTGWFERAMQRIPLTLGAAMLAGVLLRFGLQAFSSMQTQPILVGSMFAAYLVARRCSPRAAVPLVLITGTLLSLLQGRLHLEGVPMRLALPLFTMPDFSFSAIASVAIPLFMVTMASQNVPGVATIRTFGYRPPISPLITWTGASSLLLAPFGAYAINLAAITAAITMGREAHHDPDKRYMAAVAAGIFYLVVGLFGASVAALFAMFPHEMIVALAGLALLGTIGNGLAAALQSEKDREPAVITFLVTASGLTLFGIGAAFWGIVAGIVATLVYRKPLLEKVEAGETVGESA encoded by the coding sequence TTGAGACCACTAAAAGATCTCTCTTTTTCCGCCGTCGTTGCCGGTTTTGTCGCGGTCGTCGTCGCCTTCACCAGCTCCGCCGTCATCGTCTTCCAGGCCGCACAGGCCCTCGGCGCCAACCCCGATGAGATCGCCTCCTGGATCCTCTCCCTCTGCCTTGCCATGGGCGCCACCACCATCGTCCTCTCGCTGCGCTACCGCGTCCCCGTCCTCACCGCCTGGTCGACACCTGGTGCCGCCATGCTGGTCACGAGCGTTGCCGGCGTATCGATGCGCCAGGCGATCGGTGCATTCATCGTCTGCTCCGCGCTCATCGTGCTATCCGGCGTCACCGGCTGGTTCGAGCGGGCGATGCAGCGCATCCCCCTGACCCTCGGAGCGGCGATGCTGGCCGGGGTCCTCCTGAGATTCGGGTTGCAGGCATTCTCCTCCATGCAGACCCAGCCCATTCTCGTCGGCTCCATGTTTGCGGCATACCTTGTCGCCAGGCGCTGCTCGCCGCGGGCCGCCGTCCCCCTCGTCCTCATCACCGGGACACTCCTGTCGCTCTTACAGGGAAGGCTGCATCTGGAGGGGGTGCCGATGCGCCTTGCACTGCCGCTATTCACGATGCCCGACTTTTCCTTTTCCGCCATCGCCAGTGTGGCCATCCCCCTCTTCATGGTGACGATGGCGTCGCAGAATGTGCCGGGAGTGGCGACAATCCGGACCTTCGGCTACCGTCCTCCGATCTCGCCGCTCATCACCTGGACCGGCGCCTCCTCTCTCCTTCTGGCGCCCTTTGGGGCGTACGCGATAAATCTAGCCGCTATCACCGCCGCTATCACCATGGGGCGCGAAGCTCACCACGATCCGGACAAGCGGTACATGGCGGCGGTCGCCGCTGGGATCTTCTACCTGGTCGTCGGTCTCTTCGGGGCATCCGTCGCCGCCCTCTTTGCCATGTTCCCGCACGAGATGATCGTCGCCCTCGCCGGCCTCGCGCTCCTCGGCACCATCGGCAACGGTCTCGCAGCCGCCCTGCAGAGCGAAAAGGATCGGGAGCCCGCGGTGATCACCTTTCTGGTGACGGCCTCCGGTCTCACCCTCTTCGGTATCGGCGCTGCTTTCTGGGGAATCGTCGCCGGGATCGTGGCGACGCTGGTGTACCGGAAACCGCTCCTTGAGAAGGT
- a CDS encoding VWA domain-containing protein has product MRFHDPHILFILLLLFPLTLLLRHRAKNAEAFPLPAALSGEHLPQTVRSRLARVLPYLRLLPLALAIVALARPQGIEREGKVRTEGVDLVVALDLSSSMLAQDLSGRGMGENRLVMAKKVVTDFIRGRAGDRIALVAFAARAYPAAPLTLDHEWLQRAVGRLDTASVEDGTALGDGIACALNRFRNAGTRSRAVIVVTDGRSNAGSVSPREAAAAAKALGIRVHTVGMGAKGAVVIPVPSPLGGTTYTEIDADLDESTLREVAAGSGGSFFRADDSRVLRRVFAEIDRLEKRPVEEKVFFSYSEWFPPLLVAALALLCLEVSLKCTVLRRVL; this is encoded by the coding sequence ATGAGGTTCCATGATCCCCACATCCTCTTCATCCTTCTTCTCCTTTTCCCTCTGACCCTCTTGCTCCGCCATCGAGCAAAAAATGCAGAGGCATTCCCTCTCCCGGCCGCTCTCAGCGGGGAGCACCTGCCGCAGACTGTACGCAGCCGCCTCGCCCGCGTCCTTCCGTACCTGCGCCTGCTTCCCCTTGCTCTTGCCATCGTCGCGCTCGCCCGTCCACAGGGGATCGAGCGGGAGGGGAAGGTCCGCACCGAGGGGGTGGACCTGGTGGTGGCGCTCGATCTTTCCAGCAGCATGCTCGCGCAAGACCTCTCCGGCAGGGGTATGGGGGAGAACCGCCTCGTCATGGCGAAGAAGGTAGTGACGGATTTCATCCGCGGCCGCGCCGGTGACCGCATCGCGCTCGTCGCCTTTGCGGCGAGGGCGTACCCGGCGGCTCCGCTGACCCTCGACCACGAGTGGTTGCAAAGGGCGGTCGGCCGCCTCGACACCGCTTCGGTAGAAGACGGGACCGCGCTGGGAGATGGAATCGCCTGTGCACTGAACCGGTTCCGGAATGCCGGGACGCGCAGCCGTGCCGTCATCGTTGTGACCGATGGCCGCAGCAACGCCGGGAGCGTCTCCCCGCGAGAGGCGGCGGCAGCGGCAAAGGCGCTGGGAATACGGGTCCACACGGTGGGGATGGGGGCGAAGGGCGCGGTGGTGATTCCCGTTCCTTCGCCGCTGGGGGGGACGACGTACACGGAGATCGACGCCGATCTCGACGAGTCGACGCTTCGGGAGGTGGCAGCCGGGAGCGGCGGGAGCTTTTTCCGTGCCGACGACAGCCGTGTCCTCCGCCGCGTCTTTGCCGAGATAGACCGTCTGGAGAAGCGACCTGTCGAGGAGAAGGTCTTTTTCAGTTACAGCGAATGGTTTCCTCCGTTGCTGGTCGCGGCCCTGGCGCTGCTGTGTCTCGAGGTTTCCTTGAAGTGCACCGTACTGCGGAGGGTTCTGTAA